One Brachyspira suanatina DNA segment encodes these proteins:
- a CDS encoding MMPL family transporter: MNKSILDNRRKIFIYIWIIFHLFAVILFLARFEKTAKIDTNFLSITPKFLEDKDFQKPLEDFFFKNSSSVKIFIESEDFDNAKNNALKLDEHIKESYSNVSVNFHSRNYDDILNTMVKYKYQLLSKEIRNYLLNDDADIIAENALANFYSPFFIPIVDNIEDDPFLTVNSKINEILTSENNFQSIDSIQFINYDDKYNILVNIDMPKNLDNEKFFDDITEYLKVLENEGNIKTYISGVPVHTYYSQKSAKFEITIISIVSFIVICLIFIFIFKSLKPYIISMCTIMISGLSAFLYSSVFFDSIHIFTFVFGTSLIGISIDHSIHFITEWYNEEDKKEVLKKIFPSMLLGFVTTIVSYISLSLTSLILLKQIALFSIFGLLSSFLTVNIIYPVLFKNDKSVIKKSILDKSKNILNDYVKIISIKNVLIIFVAVIIISIIFIPKIKVNFSANQLYNTPDFLLNSEKEVYNRLNTSLAKNIIISRGDTLSKALSAEESIANNFSNNNYTAISKILYSEERQKDNVKLVNDKLMPILRKQTDALNLDEVSYQRIKSEFENTKNEILDINKILENTNFNDLNKIIVTNNNKYFIIATSDYDTNNIIKSDNNDVKIFNINEEINDALDGTAKTAIKMAVIAYIIIFIAMMIFFDKNKAIAIIIVQLMSILINLSVHSIFGININIFSIFALILSIGISIDYSIFFSNSAADKEITFLAVFLSMMTTVLSFGTLAFSSFIPVKSFGLFLFIGILSSFIISPVLFNFNKLIKKNND, encoded by the coding sequence TTGAATAAAAGTATTTTAGATAATAGAAGAAAAATTTTTATATATATTTGGATAATTTTTCATTTATTTGCAGTTATATTATTTTTAGCAAGATTTGAAAAAACAGCCAAAATAGATACTAATTTTTTATCTATAACTCCTAAGTTTTTGGAAGATAAAGATTTTCAAAAGCCTTTAGAAGATTTCTTTTTTAAAAATTCAAGCAGTGTAAAAATATTTATAGAAAGTGAAGATTTTGATAATGCCAAAAATAATGCATTAAAATTAGATGAACATATAAAAGAGTCTTATAGTAATGTTTCAGTTAATTTTCATTCGAGAAACTATGATGATATTTTAAATACTATGGTGAAGTATAAATATCAGCTTCTTTCAAAAGAAATAAGAAATTACTTATTGAATGATGATGCGGATATTATAGCTGAAAATGCTCTTGCAAATTTTTATTCTCCTTTTTTTATACCAATAGTTGATAATATTGAAGATGATCCTTTTTTGACTGTTAATTCAAAAATAAATGAGATTCTCACTTCAGAAAATAATTTTCAGTCAATAGATTCAATACAATTTATAAATTATGATGATAAATATAATATTCTTGTAAATATTGATATGCCTAAAAATCTTGATAATGAAAAGTTTTTTGATGATATTACAGAATATTTAAAAGTATTAGAAAATGAAGGAAATATAAAAACATATATTTCAGGTGTTCCGGTACATACTTATTATAGTCAGAAAAGTGCTAAGTTTGAAATTACTATTATATCTATAGTATCGTTTATTGTTATTTGTCTGATATTCATTTTTATATTCAAATCTTTGAAGCCTTATATAATTTCAATGTGTACTATAATGATATCAGGTTTATCTGCATTTTTATATTCATCGGTATTTTTTGATTCGATTCATATATTTACATTTGTATTTGGTACAAGTCTTATAGGTATATCAATAGACCATTCAATACATTTTATAACTGAATGGTATAATGAAGAAGATAAAAAAGAAGTGTTGAAAAAAATATTTCCAAGTATGCTTTTGGGTTTTGTAACTACAATAGTGAGTTATATATCATTGTCTTTAACATCTCTTATATTATTAAAGCAAATAGCATTATTTTCTATATTCGGACTTTTAAGCTCATTTCTTACAGTAAACATAATATATCCTGTATTATTTAAAAATGATAAAAGTGTAATAAAAAAATCGATACTTGATAAAAGCAAGAATATATTAAATGATTATGTTAAAATAATAAGCATAAAAAATGTATTGATTATATTTGTAGCGGTTATTATAATTTCTATAATATTCATACCAAAAATAAAAGTGAATTTCTCTGCTAATCAGCTTTATAATACACCGGATTTTTTGCTTAATAGTGAAAAAGAAGTTTATAACAGATTAAATACATCACTTGCAAAGAATATTATAATTTCAAGAGGAGATACTCTTTCGAAGGCATTATCAGCAGAGGAGAGCATAGCGAATAATTTCAGCAATAATAATTATACTGCTATATCAAAAATATTATATTCAGAAGAAAGACAGAAAGATAATGTTAAGCTGGTAAATGATAAATTAATGCCTATATTAAGAAAACAGACTGATGCTTTGAATTTAGATGAAGTTTCTTATCAGAGAATAAAATCAGAATTTGAAAATACTAAAAATGAAATTCTTGATATAAATAAAATACTTGAGAATACTAATTTCAATGATTTGAATAAAATTATAGTTACTAATAATAATAAATATTTTATTATAGCAACTAGCGATTATGATACAAACAATATAATAAAATCGGATAATAACGATGTAAAAATATTTAACATAAATGAAGAAATTAATGATGCTTTAGACGGCACTGCAAAAACGGCTATAAAAATGGCTGTAATTGCCTATATTATAATATTTATAGCTATGATGATATTTTTTGATAAAAATAAAGCAATAGCTATAATAATCGTACAGTTAATGTCTATATTAATAAATTTATCAGTACATTCAATATTTGGTATTAATATAAATATATTTTCTATATTTGCTTTGATACTTTCAATAGGAATATCAATAGATTATTCAATATTTTTCTCAAATAGTGCTGCAGATAAAGAGATTACATTTTTAGCTGTATTTTTATCTATGATGACAACTGTATTATCATTCGGTACATTGGCATTCAGCAGTTTTATACCTGTAAAATCTTTCGGTTTATTCTTATTTATTGGAATTTTATCATCATTTATAATTTCTCCTGTATTGTTTAATTTTAATAAATTAATAAAAAAGAATAATGATTAA
- a CDS encoding LolA family protein: protein MRKIFIIFMAIASILLCQVKDEYKNAKLLKGSYTQIVSQKGRSFESSGDFIVVSGYGICWFTKSPKESITVMGEKNVVQIMPDGKKKVMADSNNAMFAQIANIIKSIFTYDEKTINESFNKSVNGNIIVYTPKTNELKKIIEKIEVSFANAGYIEKIKMYSSNNSTTEYIMKVLSKSNRITSEETKYFE, encoded by the coding sequence ATGAGAAAAATTTTTATAATATTTATGGCAATAGCTTCTATTTTATTATGCCAAGTTAAAGATGAATATAAAAATGCAAAACTATTGAAAGGAAGCTATACTCAAATAGTAAGTCAGAAAGGAAGAAGTTTTGAATCTTCAGGGGATTTTATTGTAGTTAGCGGTTATGGTATATGCTGGTTTACTAAAAGTCCTAAAGAGTCTATAACAGTAATGGGTGAAAAAAATGTTGTTCAGATAATGCCTGACGGGAAAAAGAAAGTTATGGCCGATTCTAATAATGCTATGTTTGCTCAAATAGCTAATATAATAAAGTCAATTTTTACCTATGATGAAAAAACTATAAATGAATCATTTAATAAAAGTGTTAATGGAAATATTATAGTTTATACTCCTAAAACTAATGAGCTTAAAAAAATAATAGAGAAGATAGAAGTAAGTTTTGCTAATGCAGGATATATAGAAAAAATAAAAATGTATTCTTCTAATAACAGCACTACTGAATATATAATGAAAGTTTTATCTAAATCTAATAGAATAACCTCTGAGGAGACAAAATATTTTGAATAA
- a CDS encoding acyl-CoA thioesterase translates to MAAKKCYLENDYYIKPSFYDLDPMGVVWHGNYIKFMEQAREAMLEIIDYNYDIMTSKGVMWPIVKLEIKYINSIKLNQKVRIHTAITEYLNGMRVEYTFYDENNKIISKSSTLQMPIDSETRKGFLNSPKDFIERIERINN, encoded by the coding sequence ATGGCAGCCAAAAAATGTTATTTAGAAAATGATTATTATATAAAACCTTCTTTTTATGATTTGGATCCTATGGGAGTTGTTTGGCATGGTAATTATATTAAATTTATGGAGCAGGCCAGAGAGGCTATGCTTGAAATTATAGATTATAATTATGATATTATGACTTCTAAAGGCGTTATGTGGCCTATAGTAAAATTAGAAATTAAATATATAAACTCTATAAAATTAAATCAGAAGGTTAGAATACATACGGCAATTACTGAATATTTAAATGGTATGAGAGTAGAATATACTTTTTATGATGAAAATAATAAAATCATATCAAAATCAAGCACATTGCAAATGCCTATTGACAGTGAAACTAGAAAAGGTTTTTTGAATAGTCCTAAAGATTTTATAGAGAGAATAGAAAGAATTAATAATTAA
- a CDS encoding glycosyl transferase family 2, with protein MAHWTEEKEIGKRWKALFSVFVYKILGRTFIILYLIPISIVYFFYSKTRMQASREYLKKMSKYNKKIKSNFICSYRHLLSFVVSISEKFSAWNGDIPITDLVVKTKDSYNEVIDLLNKKKGMIILFSHIGNIELLKGLAAINEGNPIKDYKINIIIDPKVNKNVNIVLEEGKNNSYIDFIDASNIGPHTIISIEDKLNNGEIVAIAGDRTTNKTDKVNYINFLGEDAPFPCGAFLIPILLRYPVYYFFALRENDKILSKKYNFYIYPSKIKLNDEELKNRKKKNEVILELTKEFASIIEQKAIEYPYQWYNFHDFWYKGD; from the coding sequence ATGGCTCATTGGACGGAAGAAAAAGAAATAGGCAAGAGATGGAAAGCATTATTTTCCGTATTTGTATATAAAATTTTGGGAAGAACTTTTATAATACTTTATCTTATTCCTATAAGTATAGTTTATTTCTTTTATTCAAAAACTAGAATGCAGGCTTCCAGAGAATATTTAAAAAAGATGTCTAAATATAATAAAAAAATTAAATCGAATTTTATTTGTTCTTATAGGCATTTGCTTTCATTTGTTGTTTCTATATCAGAAAAATTTTCAGCTTGGAATGGAGATATACCTATTACAGATTTAGTTGTAAAAACTAAAGATAGTTATAATGAAGTTATTGATTTGCTTAATAAAAAAAAGGGTATGATAATATTATTTTCTCATATAGGAAATATTGAGCTTTTAAAAGGATTAGCTGCTATTAATGAAGGCAATCCTATTAAAGATTATAAGATAAATATAATAATAGACCCTAAAGTAAATAAGAATGTTAATATAGTTCTTGAAGAGGGTAAAAATAATTCTTATATAGATTTTATAGATGCTTCTAATATAGGACCTCATACTATAATAAGCATTGAAGATAAATTAAATAATGGTGAGATAGTAGCAATAGCAGGAGATAGAACTACAAATAAAACTGATAAAGTAAATTATATAAACTTTTTAGGTGAAGATGCACCTTTTCCATGCGGAGCTTTTTTGATACCTATTTTGCTTAGATATCCTGTTTATTATTTCTTTGCTTTAAGAGAAAATGATAAAATACTTTCAAAGAAATATAACTTTTATATATATCCTTCAAAAATAAAATTAAATGATGAAGAATTAAAAAACAGAAAAAAGAAAAATGAAGTTATATTAGAATTAACTAAAGAATTTGCTTCCATTATAGAACAAAAAGCTATAGAATATCCTTATCAATGGTATAATTTTCATGATTTTTGGTATAAAGGAGATTAA
- a CDS encoding AMP-binding protein, producing MRKLSNTNFYSLKDSEDIFLIHKENKNFIKYKEFVSDIVRSLEYISKYKEDTITVFIEDAYRFIAIITAGFILKKRVNVLNNNSPKYVESIIDNTMVYISDTENSALNLDEVFESKCNDKWFDVLKETIIDENVYVNFYTSGSTGYPKLIEKTLKQFEAEATKIVNQFTENIKDSLFLYTVPHYHSYGFVFAVLVPFMLETKCINNRINYLETVNNFADYEKITIVTTPAFLKRIDKSSLKIKSKWYLFSSTGMLEEKVNDLCKEIFSTDVTEIYGSTEAGAMAYRRRSENQLWTRLSVVKLKVDENGSIECCSGYTGENVWIHVGDVVNMKNGDEFELLGREDSIVKIEGKRISVQQIDRQILMDKRFKDSYTIYCKSDKREYIASFIVMNNKDRNSEDMKKYVIDYLKGYFETVVLPKKIYFVDSIPRSEIGKIDRKALDAIMEGN from the coding sequence ATGAGAAAATTAAGCAATACAAATTTTTATTCATTAAAAGATTCAGAAGATATTTTTCTTATTCATAAAGAGAATAAGAATTTTATAAAATATAAAGAGTTCGTTTCTGATATAGTAAGAAGTTTGGAATATATTTCTAAATATAAAGAAGATACTATTACTGTATTTATTGAAGATGCATATAGATTTATTGCTATTATTACTGCAGGTTTCATTCTTAAAAAAAGAGTGAATGTATTAAATAATAATAGTCCTAAATATGTTGAAAGCATAATAGATAATACTATGGTTTATATATCCGACACAGAAAATTCAGCTTTGAATTTAGATGAAGTATTTGAAAGTAAATGCAATGATAAATGGTTTGATGTACTTAAAGAAACAATAATAGATGAAAATGTATATGTGAATTTTTATACTTCAGGATCAACAGGATATCCTAAACTTATAGAAAAAACTCTTAAGCAGTTTGAAGCTGAGGCTACTAAAATAGTTAATCAATTTACTGAAAATATTAAAGATTCTTTATTTTTGTATACAGTACCACATTATCATAGTTACGGTTTTGTTTTTGCGGTGCTAGTTCCTTTCATGCTTGAGACTAAATGTATAAATAATAGAATAAATTATCTAGAAACTGTTAATAATTTTGCAGATTATGAAAAAATTACTATAGTTACTACACCTGCATTTTTAAAGAGAATAGATAAATCTTCTTTAAAAATAAAATCTAAATGGTATTTATTTTCTTCTACTGGAATGCTTGAAGAGAAAGTTAATGACCTTTGTAAAGAGATATTTAGTACTGATGTTACAGAAATTTACGGAAGTACTGAAGCTGGTGCTATGGCTTATAGAAGAAGAAGCGAAAATCAATTATGGACTAGATTAAGTGTTGTAAAACTTAAAGTTGATGAAAATGGAAGTATAGAGTGCTGTTCAGGCTATACAGGCGAGAATGTTTGGATACATGTCGGCGATGTTGTGAATATGAAGAATGGAGATGAGTTTGAGCTTTTAGGCAGAGAAGATTCCATAGTAAAAATTGAAGGTAAAAGAATAAGCGTACAGCAAATAGACAGACAAATATTGATGGATAAGCGTTTTAAAGATAGTTATACAATATATTGTAAATCTGATAAGAGAGAATATATTGCTTCTTTTATAGTAATGAATAATAAAGATAGAAATTCTGAAGATATGAAAAAATATGTTATTGATTATTTAAAAGGCTATTTTGAAACGGTTGTATTGCCTAAAAAAATATATTTTGTTGATTCTATACCTAGAAGCGAAATCGGTAAAATAGATAGAAAAGCACTTGATGCCATAATGGAAGGAAATTAA
- a CDS encoding phosphopantetheine-binding protein: MSIEDQIKQIVIESANLEGVSIEDIDTDAPLFGDELGLDSIDALEIGVAIRKKFNITFSDVEENNKQYFYSVATLAKYIRENSDNK, encoded by the coding sequence ATGAGTATTGAAGATCAAATAAAGCAAATTGTAATAGAGTCAGCAAATTTAGAAGGTGTATCTATAGAGGATATAGACACAGATGCACCTTTATTCGGAGATGAATTAGGACTTGATTCTATAGATGCATTAGAGATAGGTGTTGCAATAAGAAAAAAATTTAATATAACTTTTTCCGATGTAGAAGAAAATAATAAGCAGTATTTTTATTCTGTTGCAACATTAGCAAAATATATAAGAGAAAATTCAGATAATAAATAA
- a CDS encoding beta-ketoacyl synthase chain length factor: MTGLSFRVLDWDFFAPNMDKNFILENINNDIKITYGDSNPDLEFIPRAQKRRLSQITKFSFESVKNILKDNEQIPIFFVSKYGEIKQQYNMSKKIVTEHEVSPALFSFSVFNTAVAQLTIFYQNHERAIAITCYNNFIDTALIQAMAFLKTSESDKALILIADEKLPESYEEISKDGNYSFAFSCLISKKDPNIDIDVIDRDLDKDENSIIDFIKFISTDTADLELGKIKLIKK; encoded by the coding sequence ATGACAGGTTTAAGTTTTAGAGTATTGGATTGGGATTTTTTTGCCCCAAATATGGATAAGAATTTTATATTAGAGAATATAAATAATGATATAAAAATTACTTATGGTGATTCTAATCCTGATTTAGAATTTATACCTAGAGCACAAAAAAGAAGATTAAGCCAAATAACTAAATTTTCTTTTGAATCCGTTAAAAATATTCTAAAAGATAATGAACAAATACCAATTTTTTTCGTATCTAAATATGGTGAAATAAAACAGCAGTATAATATGTCTAAAAAGATAGTTACAGAACATGAAGTCTCTCCGGCTCTTTTTAGTTTTTCTGTTTTTAATACAGCAGTGGCACAGCTTACTATATTTTATCAAAATCATGAAAGAGCCATTGCCATTACATGCTATAATAATTTTATAGATACAGCACTTATTCAGGCTATGGCTTTTTTAAAAACTTCTGAAAGTGATAAAGCTCTTATATTAATAGCTGATGAAAAATTGCCTGAAAGTTATGAGGAAATATCAAAAGACGGTAATTATTCATTTGCATTTTCTTGTCTTATTTCTAAAAAAGACCCAAATATTGATATTGATGTTATTGACAGAGATCTTGATAAAGATGAAAATTCTATCATAGATTTTATAAAGTTTATATCAACAGATACTGCCGATTTAGAATTAGGGAAAATTAAATTAATAAAAAAATAA
- a CDS encoding MerR family transcriptional regulator, which translates to MTIAEVSKKTELSTDTLRYYERIGIIPEVERSESGIRNYTDHDLVWIEFAKYMRSAGMGIESLIEYIKLYNKGDATLEARKQLLIDQRETIVNRINELKETLEKLDFKIQNYDTKMRECEKRLSKNN; encoded by the coding sequence ATGACAATAGCAGAAGTCAGCAAAAAGACGGAATTATCTACTGATACTTTGAGATATTATGAAAGGATAGGCATAATACCTGAAGTAGAAAGAAGTGAAAGCGGAATAAGAAATTATACTGATCATGATTTAGTTTGGATAGAATTTGCCAAATACATGAGAAGTGCCGGAATGGGAATAGAATCATTAATAGAATATATAAAACTCTACAATAAAGGAGATGCCACTTTAGAAGCAAGAAAACAATTACTAATAGATCAAAGAGAAACAATAGTAAATAGAATAAATGAACTTAAAGAAACATTGGAAAAATTAGATTTTAAAATACAAAACTATGATACAAAAATGAGAGAATGTGAAAAAAGACTATCTAAAAATAATTAA
- a CDS encoding cyclophilin-like fold protein, whose translation MKILLTFFLFIMTACNSVYGDNTTTMNTLNTSINLKINNKDYKLILYDNQTAKDFLSMMPLTITMNDLNANEKYHNLSKNLTTQSSRVGSIKTGDFMLYGSNCLVLFYESFSTSYSYTKIGYIENTSGLKDSLGIESVQITFSVNN comes from the coding sequence ATGAAAATATTATTAACTTTTTTTCTTTTTATAATGACAGCATGCAATTCAGTTTATGGAGATAATACAACCACTATGAATACTTTAAATACTTCAATCAATTTAAAAATAAATAATAAAGACTATAAATTGATATTATATGATAATCAAACAGCAAAAGATTTTTTATCTATGATGCCATTAACAATAACTATGAATGATTTAAATGCTAATGAAAAATATCATAATTTGAGTAAAAACCTTACAACACAATCATCAAGAGTAGGAAGCATAAAAACAGGCGACTTTATGCTTTACGGCAGTAATTGTTTAGTTCTTTTTTATGAAAGTTTTTCTACATCATATAGCTATACAAAAATAGGATATATAGAAAATACATCTGGACTTAAAGATAGTCTTGGCATAGAAAGTGTACAAATAACTTTCAGTGTTAATAATTAA
- a CDS encoding aldo/keto reductase, which translates to MKQVKLNNGLEMPILGFGVFQIPDYEECKKSVLNAIEAGYRLIDTASAYNNEKAVGDAIKESGIDRKELFITTKLWISDAGYDNAKKAFEVSMNKLGLDYLDLYLIHQPFGDYYDSWRAMEDLYNEGKIKAIGVCNFYPDRLLDFVMHNKIAPMVNQIETHPFFQREEDNKLMKEYNIQIESWGPFAEGRNNMFTNEVLKKIASKHNKTVAQVILNWLIKRNVIVIPKSVHKERIIENFNVFDFELDDNDMKEISKLDTKQSLFLSHTDIETVKYLCNYKI; encoded by the coding sequence ATGAAACAAGTAAAATTAAATAATGGACTTGAAATGCCTATATTAGGATTCGGAGTTTTTCAAATACCTGATTATGAAGAATGTAAAAAATCAGTACTAAACGCCATTGAAGCAGGATACAGATTAATAGATACAGCTTCTGCATACAATAATGAAAAAGCTGTTGGAGATGCTATAAAAGAAAGTGGAATCGACAGAAAAGAATTATTTATCACTACTAAATTATGGATAAGCGATGCTGGATATGATAATGCTAAAAAAGCCTTTGAAGTTTCTATGAATAAATTAGGTTTAGATTATTTGGATTTATATTTAATACATCAGCCTTTCGGTGATTATTATGATTCTTGGAGAGCTATGGAAGACTTATATAATGAAGGAAAAATTAAAGCTATAGGTGTTTGTAATTTTTATCCTGACAGATTATTAGATTTTGTTATGCATAATAAAATAGCTCCTATGGTAAATCAGATTGAAACACACCCATTTTTCCAAAGAGAAGAAGACAATAAACTTATGAAAGAGTACAATATTCAAATAGAATCTTGGGGACCATTTGCTGAAGGCAGAAATAATATGTTTACTAATGAAGTACTAAAAAAAATAGCTAGTAAACATAATAAAACAGTTGCTCAAGTTATATTGAATTGGCTTATAAAAAGAAATGTTATTGTTATACCAAAGAGTGTACACAAAGAAAGAATAATAGAAAATTTCAATGTATTTGATTTTGAATTAGATGATAATGATATGAAAGAAATTTCTAAACTTGATACTAAACAAAGTTTATTCTTATCGCATACTGATATTGAAACAGTGAAGTATTTATGTAATTATAAAATATAA
- a CDS encoding aldo/keto reductase, which translates to MKNIFISFLLIFMTVLIFNNKAEANNMKGNFNFNTKTVKLNNGYEIPLNGIGTYSLLNDVCYNSILYALQNGVRLIDTAYIYNNEEEVGKAVRDSKINRKDIFIITKLYPNQYNNAEKAINDALKKLNVEYIDMMLLHHPGNNDVEAYKAIEKAIKEGKIRSVGLSNWYIKELKEFLPKINIIPALVQNEIHPYYQDTEVIEYIQSLGIAVQGWYPLGGRGHQRELLNDKVLKDISAKYNKSVAQIILRWNLQRGVIVIPGSSNREHIIENTEIYDFELSDEDMKRISELNRNEKHDWY; encoded by the coding sequence ATGAAAAATATTTTTATAAGTTTTTTATTGATTTTTATGACAGTATTAATTTTTAATAATAAAGCAGAGGCAAATAATATGAAAGGCAATTTTAATTTCAATACCAAAACTGTTAAACTAAATAACGGATATGAAATACCTTTAAATGGAATAGGTACCTATAGTTTATTAAATGATGTTTGCTATAATTCTATTCTTTATGCCTTACAAAACGGAGTAAGATTGATAGACACCGCATACATATACAATAATGAGGAAGAAGTAGGAAAGGCTGTAAGAGATTCTAAAATTAACAGAAAAGATATTTTCATCATTACAAAATTATATCCTAATCAATACAATAATGCAGAGAAGGCTATAAATGATGCATTAAAAAAATTAAATGTAGAATATATTGATATGATGCTTCTTCATCACCCGGGAAATAATGATGTTGAAGCATATAAGGCTATAGAGAAAGCTATAAAAGAAGGAAAGATTCGTTCTGTAGGTCTTTCTAATTGGTATATAAAAGAATTGAAAGAATTTCTTCCAAAGATAAATATAATTCCTGCTTTAGTACAAAATGAAATACACCCATATTATCAAGATACTGAGGTAATAGAATATATTCAAAGTTTGGGAATAGCTGTTCAAGGCTGGTATCCATTAGGAGGCAGAGGACATCAAAGAGAACTTTTAAATGATAAAGTATTAAAAGATATATCAGCAAAATATAATAAATCAGTTGCTCAAATTATATTAAGATGGAATTTACAAAGAGGAGTAATTGTAATACCGGGATCAAGCAACAGAGAACATATAATAGAAAATACAGAAATATACGATTTTGAATTGAGCGATGAGGATATGAAAAGAATATCAGAATTGAACCGCAATGAAAAACATGATTGGTATTAA
- a CDS encoding aldo/keto reductase: MKKRMLGDLEVSAIGLGCMGYGVVYDENYDKTELISLIHEAVELGINFFDTAEAYGPYKNEEIVGEALEKYRDKVVIATKCGIKTVNGKPILDAKKETIRTSVEGSLKRLRTDYIDLYYLHRVDANTPIEEVADTMKELIKEGKVKHWGISEPGANTIKKADKVCKLTAIQSEYSMIWREPEKEIIPLLEELNIGFVPFSPLGKGFLTGRFNADSEFSKNDFRSSVPRLQKENLKQNQVLIEILEDIAKTKNVSKSQIALAWVLYQKPFIVPIPGTRKIERLKENIYSVNVEFTNEELNKINEAISKITIQGERYPKEHLEIVGR, from the coding sequence ATGAAAAAAAGAATGCTTGGAGATTTAGAAGTTTCCGCAATAGGTTTAGGCTGTATGGGATATGGTGTAGTATACGATGAAAATTATGATAAAACAGAATTAATATCTCTTATACATGAAGCTGTAGAATTAGGCATTAATTTCTTCGATACTGCAGAAGCTTACGGCCCATACAAAAATGAAGAAATTGTCGGTGAAGCATTAGAGAAATACAGAGATAAAGTTGTAATAGCTACAAAATGCGGCATAAAAACAGTAAACGGAAAACCTATATTAGATGCTAAAAAAGAAACTATAAGAACATCGGTAGAAGGTTCATTAAAAAGATTAAGAACTGATTATATTGATTTATACTATCTTCATAGAGTTGATGCTAATACACCTATTGAAGAAGTGGCTGATACAATGAAAGAATTAATAAAAGAAGGAAAAGTTAAACATTGGGGAATTTCAGAACCCGGAGCAAACACTATAAAAAAAGCTGATAAAGTATGCAAATTAACAGCCATACAAAGCGAATACTCTATGATTTGGAGAGAACCTGAAAAAGAAATCATACCATTATTAGAAGAATTAAATATAGGTTTTGTTCCTTTCTCTCCATTAGGAAAAGGATTTTTAACTGGAAGATTCAATGCTGATTCAGAATTTTCAAAAAATGATTTTAGAAGTTCTGTACCAAGATTACAAAAAGAAAATTTAAAGCAAAATCAAGTATTGATTGAAATTTTAGAAGATATTGCTAAAACAAAAAATGTATCAAAATCACAAATAGCATTAGCTTGGGTATTATATCAAAAACCATTTATAGTACCAATACCGGGAACAAGAAAAATAGAAAGATTAAAAGAAAATATATACTCTGTTAATGTAGAGTTTACTAATGAAGAATTAAATAAAATAAATGAAGCAATATCAAAAATAACTATACAAGGAGAAAGATATCCGAAGGAACATTTAGAAATAGTAGGAAGATAA